The Leptospira sp. WS39.C2 genome contains a region encoding:
- a CDS encoding TIM44-like domain-containing protein, which produces MKKNTSHNLISILSLLVFSILSIDARPGMGNSYRSSSSSSSSSSSSSTYSSYKPSYSSSSTSKSKNSSYSYSNSSQPEPTAYFETTNHSIFVHFHSDGSAEVKESFRIKKDQSKIGIKRPTFLIQKEVKISNLVVLPETLNPSHNFDFITIYWPNTEQNPEMDISISYQIKEAYLLFGNLPLVNWNFSKTSQTSTPFQFNLSWDPQSFSKQLLIQKEIFNTSLSKYERIDLPFTFDDFRFVLQREENTDARSIVIIDIPNGNGFENLEQSKEKKSDSKMSMYAIEEKVTLRDNGSHFYQSKISLLQNEPYSDTLQFQFGLNWFRESGESLWNQFWTPTFQISYGFDGLATEFWHLFSVSLSNGKTNSKNQMEYEFAYHTLGETSNLNGEAIEHWIRISSLAKRDNLELQSFSLRVLCESGLDPKNTKLELVTTDCEYCTDVSNESSLYIPVEPKWESDGFSYLWENSIPSNYIVYLRVLEKNKQITYNPFLIYYAVLNAFLHSPGSGNNLGHLTTIGIISLVFFAIGFVFVNRKKKQRITKATTQSILSEIQKYDETFDYKLFKEKVISITKKTVFAWDAGNMEPVRNYLSAAVFQRFSIQLHLMKNVDGEVNRMKDFSVVSVQIIECLKESDYLTLHLKLKCKTKDKTFPIQTAELEIQNSLDKTNFSTYEEIHSYTRKLTTQTKPNIDLIHDLCPNCGATAKFSHSSNRCEFCKGIFNSGESDWVLTEITQIVEWESTKSKNEINLPNGVTKQLLEDRATCVFWKYIHYQTTPNSEILRRETDSEFYNKLQPAGKEPMYSPVIGSCHLVKYEGQTIPHRMVCEIRWSVAQKKGLVPEHRRSHISLVLPKDRPKTLGFSELSCESCGSPLPEIHSNECNYCKKPIPEKVSDWLFEFTKPISL; this is translated from the coding sequence TTGAAAAAAAATACCTCGCATAACTTAATCTCCATCTTATCCCTGCTGGTTTTTTCGATTCTATCCATCGATGCAAGACCAGGGATGGGAAATTCTTATCGTTCCTCCAGTTCGAGCTCTAGTTCCAGCAGTAGCAGCTCTACCTATTCTAGTTACAAACCTTCCTATTCGTCTAGTTCAACTTCCAAATCAAAAAATTCTTCCTATTCCTACAGTAACTCGAGCCAACCGGAACCCACTGCCTATTTTGAAACAACAAACCATTCTATTTTTGTACATTTCCACTCTGATGGTAGTGCAGAAGTAAAGGAATCCTTTCGAATTAAAAAAGACCAATCCAAAATTGGAATCAAACGACCCACATTTTTGATTCAGAAAGAAGTAAAAATCTCAAATTTGGTTGTTCTTCCAGAGACTCTTAATCCTTCGCATAACTTTGATTTTATTACAATTTATTGGCCAAACACTGAACAAAATCCAGAAATGGATATCAGCATCAGTTATCAAATCAAAGAAGCTTATCTTTTATTTGGTAATTTACCCCTTGTGAACTGGAATTTTTCAAAAACTAGCCAAACCTCAACACCTTTTCAATTTAATTTGAGTTGGGACCCTCAATCATTTTCGAAACAACTTCTCATTCAGAAAGAAATCTTTAATACCTCTCTTTCAAAATATGAAAGGATTGATTTACCATTTACGTTTGACGATTTCCGTTTTGTACTACAACGCGAGGAAAATACCGATGCACGTTCAATTGTGATCATCGATATTCCAAACGGAAATGGATTTGAAAATTTGGAACAATCAAAGGAAAAAAAATCTGACTCGAAGATGAGCATGTATGCAATAGAGGAAAAAGTAACTCTAAGAGATAACGGATCTCATTTTTACCAATCTAAAATTTCTCTCTTACAAAATGAACCATACTCTGATACTCTACAGTTTCAATTTGGATTGAATTGGTTCCGAGAATCTGGTGAAAGCCTGTGGAACCAATTTTGGACTCCAACGTTTCAAATCTCCTATGGATTTGATGGCCTCGCCACAGAATTTTGGCATCTTTTTAGTGTATCCCTTTCAAACGGAAAGACAAATTCCAAAAATCAAATGGAATATGAATTTGCATATCATACTCTAGGGGAAACATCAAATCTAAATGGTGAAGCTATCGAACATTGGATTCGAATAAGCAGTTTAGCAAAAAGAGATAATTTGGAATTACAATCTTTTTCTTTACGCGTATTATGCGAAAGTGGATTGGATCCAAAAAATACGAAATTGGAATTGGTGACAACAGATTGTGAGTATTGTACTGATGTTTCCAATGAATCGAGTCTTTATATACCTGTTGAACCCAAGTGGGAATCGGACGGATTTTCTTACCTTTGGGAAAATTCTATCCCATCCAATTACATCGTTTATCTCAGGGTGTTGGAAAAAAATAAACAAATTACCTACAATCCTTTTCTCATTTATTATGCTGTATTGAACGCATTTTTACATTCACCAGGTTCTGGTAACAATTTAGGACATCTCACCACAATCGGAATTATATCTTTAGTTTTCTTCGCCATTGGGTTTGTGTTTGTAAATCGAAAGAAAAAACAAAGGATCACGAAAGCAACAACACAATCCATCCTATCAGAAATTCAAAAGTATGATGAAACTTTTGATTATAAGCTTTTTAAAGAAAAAGTAATTTCGATCACCAAAAAAACTGTTTTTGCATGGGACGCTGGTAATATGGAACCGGTTCGAAATTATCTTTCAGCTGCTGTGTTCCAAAGGTTTTCCATTCAACTGCATTTGATGAAGAATGTGGATGGAGAAGTCAATCGAATGAAAGATTTTTCGGTTGTATCAGTACAGATCATCGAATGTTTAAAAGAATCTGATTATTTAACCTTACATTTAAAATTGAAGTGTAAAACAAAAGACAAAACATTTCCAATACAAACTGCGGAATTGGAAATTCAAAACAGTTTAGACAAAACAAATTTTAGTACTTATGAAGAAATCCATTCCTACACTAGAAAGTTAACCACACAAACAAAACCAAACATTGATTTGATTCATGATTTATGCCCAAATTGCGGAGCGACTGCCAAATTTTCACATTCCTCCAATCGATGTGAGTTTTGCAAAGGGATATTCAATTCAGGAGAATCAGATTGGGTTCTTACAGAAATCACACAAATAGTGGAATGGGAATCAACTAAATCTAAAAATGAGATCAATTTACCAAATGGAGTCACAAAACAACTCTTAGAAGATAGAGCAACATGTGTATTTTGGAAGTACATCCATTACCAAACTACTCCCAATAGCGAAATTCTGAGAAGGGAAACTGATAGTGAATTTTATAATAAATTACAGCCAGCAGGAAAGGAACCCATGTATTCCCCTGTGATAGGATCCTGTCATTTGGTCAAATATGAAGGACAAACAATTCCACATCGTATGGTCTGCGA
- a CDS encoding TerB family tellurite resistance protein yields the protein MAKKIVQNLKQVKGNKKSHPETIHKTLDIETDLHIEYAKVLLSLWSYACNADGQFKKKEGEIVGELVNVLFEPDCLLSGFQAQKKQVLEILSKTFENPLPMKTITKVVADNDEYALNFFEDAVCIVASDGSLNKAEIQFLDDLSKEFKISPMDKVRVEKKYLA from the coding sequence ATGGCTAAGAAAATCGTTCAAAATTTGAAACAAGTCAAAGGCAATAAAAAGAGTCACCCTGAAACCATCCACAAGACTCTCGACATCGAAACTGACCTACACATTGAATATGCAAAAGTACTTTTGAGTTTGTGGTCCTATGCTTGTAATGCGGATGGCCAGTTCAAAAAAAAGGAAGGGGAAATTGTAGGGGAACTGGTCAATGTTCTCTTTGAACCAGATTGTTTGCTAAGTGGTTTCCAAGCTCAGAAAAAACAAGTTTTAGAGATTCTTTCTAAAACCTTCGAAAATCCCCTACCGATGAAAACCATAACTAAAGTTGTGGCCGACAATGATGAGTATGCATTGAATTTTTTTGAAGATGCAGTTTGTATCGTTGCGTCTGACGGATCTCTCAACAAAGCGGAAATTCAATTTTTAGATGACTTATCAAAAGAATTTAAAATTAGTCCCATGGACAAAGTGCGAGTTGAAAAAAAATACCTCGCATAA
- a CDS encoding phosphoribosyl-AMP cyclohydrolase has product MIQIPNGKDIVFLSKPEFLSQDISLRILNSKQTENYIQSFDYTKSKLYVDCDEDCFLEISSEINLFAKRLLWENGELLVNQSELDSLLQTMPSLSPFLAQDLTGKDLMLAWGKKESLLNAIESGFGTYFSRSRNGKWVKGEESGHLQNLKQIYLHSNPFFVQYVTEQLGAACHTGYYSCFFRELRQDESVSFVYSNKVGE; this is encoded by the coding sequence ATGATCCAAATTCCCAATGGGAAAGATATAGTTTTCCTTTCCAAACCAGAGTTTTTATCCCAAGATATATCACTTCGCATTTTGAATTCTAAACAGACTGAAAATTATATCCAAAGTTTTGATTATACCAAAAGTAAGTTATACGTTGACTGCGATGAAGATTGTTTTTTAGAAATTTCATCAGAAATTAATTTATTCGCAAAGCGGTTGTTATGGGAAAATGGAGAATTATTAGTCAATCAGTCTGAATTGGATTCCCTATTACAAACAATGCCATCTCTCTCTCCTTTTTTAGCCCAAGATCTTACTGGAAAGGATTTGATGTTGGCATGGGGAAAAAAAGAAAGTTTGCTGAATGCAATTGAATCTGGTTTTGGGACTTACTTTAGTCGGTCACGGAATGGAAAATGGGTTAAGGGAGAAGAATCAGGCCACTTACAAAACCTCAAACAAATTTACCTTCATTCAAATCCTTTTTTTGTGCAGTATGTGACTGAACAACTGGGTGCGGCTTGCCACACTGGTTATTACTCTTGTTTTTTTCGAGAACTACGTCAGGATGAATCAGTTTCATTCGTCTATTCTAATAAAGTGGGAGAGTAG
- a CDS encoding nuclear transport factor 2 family protein, with protein sequence MNANEELIQKFYTAFQNKDGQTMVSLYHPEIQFEDPAFGKLKGKEVGAMWLMLLERSQNLTIRFSNIKANETGGSANWEADYSFSKTGRLVQNKIHAKFTIQDGKIIQHKDHFSMWKWLGMAMGPIGYLLGWWPALGNKVKKEAVTGLQLYMKRKRM encoded by the coding sequence ATGAATGCAAATGAAGAGTTGATCCAAAAGTTTTACACTGCCTTCCAAAATAAAGACGGGCAAACCATGGTTTCCCTTTACCATCCAGAGATTCAATTTGAAGACCCCGCATTTGGAAAACTGAAAGGAAAAGAAGTAGGTGCCATGTGGCTTATGTTACTCGAAAGAAGTCAGAATTTAACGATTCGATTTTCGAATATCAAAGCAAATGAAACTGGTGGTTCTGCAAATTGGGAAGCTGATTATAGTTTTAGTAAAACAGGAAGGCTTGTACAAAACAAAATACATGCAAAGTTTACCATTCAAGACGGTAAAATCATCCAACACAAAGATCATTTTTCTATGTGGAAATGGCTCGGTATGGCAATGGGACCTATTGGTTATTTACTTGGTTGGTGGCCTGCCCTTGGAAACAAAGTGAAAAAAGAAGCAGTGACCGGATTACAACTGTATATGAAAAGAAAACGTATGTAG
- a CDS encoding rhodanese-like domain-containing protein, which produces MNRMILIAIVIIAVIFIMYQLRKMTGMDQSQLKGKIDSGALVVDVRTVAEFNSGHYPNAKNIPVDEVSKRVDEFGDKNQTIIVYCASGGRSGSAKSFLESIGYKQVINAGGLSNMPNP; this is translated from the coding sequence TTGAATCGAATGATCTTAATCGCAATTGTAATCATCGCTGTTATATTCATCATGTACCAATTGAGAAAAATGACTGGTATGGACCAATCACAACTCAAAGGAAAAATTGATTCAGGTGCACTTGTGGTTGACGTACGAACTGTAGCCGAATTTAATTCTGGCCATTATCCAAATGCAAAAAACATTCCTGTGGACGAAGTTTCCAAACGAGTAGATGAGTTTGGTGACAAAAACCAAACCATTATTGTTTATTGTGCTTCTGGTGGTAGGAGTGGCAGCGCCAAATCGTTTTTAGAATCCATTGGATACAAACAAGTAATCAATGCGGGTGGTTTGTCGAATATGCCAAATCCTTAA
- a CDS encoding adenylate/guanylate cyclase domain-containing protein, producing MATKSEQILREKEIQGIKFSLYGKMIIFSLLTIITFLVAQTLYELFTISTIAIALTIVLYILSKYLKKGKYVSFVGLFCVVIDLVIITILPFIWYNAVGGESQVPRTYLIKTYVHFIIAGTLVINAFSIQPMYPMLYALGVVISQAGILVYAQQDPRFVTTENFKEAVLGPAAHVNNYITSMGIIGVLGFFLAYLTYRVRRTVLSAVTNEVKMTQLTRYFSPNVVEELDHAGEDFFKPGGKESTVAVLFCDIANFTQISETLGPEKTMSLLSEYHSFMLDIVFQNQGTLDKFIGDGMMVTFGTPTTSKEDATNSVKAGISMLRALGDWNKNRESKGEKPISIRIGIHYGPVIVGNVGVEKRLEYTVIGDTVNAASRLEALGKELKRNFLISRELFENVSLEYRQNLKIKTMGTLSLRGKTKTTEILAIEVPI from the coding sequence ATGGCAACAAAGTCAGAACAAATACTAAGGGAAAAGGAAATCCAAGGGATTAAATTTAGTCTCTATGGAAAAATGATTATCTTTAGTCTTTTGACAATCATTACATTTTTAGTTGCACAAACGCTGTATGAATTATTTACAATCAGTACAATTGCAATTGCCTTAACAATTGTTTTGTATATCCTTTCTAAATATTTAAAAAAAGGAAAGTATGTATCGTTCGTGGGACTTTTTTGTGTGGTGATAGACCTTGTGATCATCACAATCCTTCCTTTTATTTGGTACAATGCGGTTGGTGGTGAATCCCAAGTTCCAAGAACCTATCTCATCAAAACCTATGTTCATTTTATCATTGCAGGTACTCTTGTAATCAACGCTTTTAGCATTCAACCGATGTACCCAATGTTATATGCGTTAGGTGTAGTGATTAGCCAAGCTGGGATTTTGGTGTATGCCCAACAAGACCCTAGATTTGTAACAACAGAAAATTTTAAAGAAGCTGTCCTTGGTCCGGCTGCTCATGTAAATAATTATATTACTTCGATGGGAATCATTGGAGTTCTTGGTTTCTTTTTAGCTTACCTTACTTACCGTGTTAGGCGAACGGTTCTTTCTGCCGTGACCAACGAAGTCAAAATGACCCAACTCACACGTTATTTTTCTCCCAATGTTGTGGAAGAACTAGATCACGCAGGGGAAGATTTTTTCAAACCAGGGGGAAAGGAATCTACAGTAGCGGTATTGTTTTGCGACATCGCTAATTTTACACAGATTTCTGAAACATTAGGGCCAGAAAAAACCATGTCTCTTCTATCGGAATACCATAGTTTTATGTTGGATATTGTTTTCCAAAATCAAGGTACTCTCGATAAATTTATAGGTGATGGGATGATGGTAACATTTGGAACTCCAACCACTTCGAAAGAAGATGCTACAAATTCTGTCAAAGCTGGAATATCCATGTTACGAGCACTAGGTGATTGGAATAAAAATAGAGAGTCCAAAGGGGAAAAACCAATTTCCATTCGAATTGGGATCCATTATGGTCCAGTCATTGTTGGAAATGTTGGAGTGGAAAAACGTCTAGAGTATACTGTGATTGGTGATACAGTCAATGCAGCAAGTCGCCTCGAAGCACTTGGCAAAGAATTAAAACGAAATTTTTTAATATCTAGAGAATTATTTGAGAATGTATCTTTGGAATATAGACAGAATTTGAAAATCAAAACAATGGGAACGTTGTCTTTACGTGGGAAAACAAAAACCACGGAAATTTTGGCAATTGAGGTGCCAATATGA
- the metG gene encoding methionine--tRNA ligase, whose product MSKHILVTSALPYANGSIHLGHILEAVQTDIWVRFQKLIGNECYFFCADDTHGTPIMIAAKKAGKTPESMIEEVQKEHYKDLTSFGVEYDNYYTTNSEENRKFSESIYLTLKKNGHIVARNIEQSYCEHDKMFLPDRFIKGTCPKCGAKDQYGDSCEVCGSSYSPKDLKDSYCSICGTTPVLKESKHLFFKLQDFQNQLKTWMEEGNRLNEGAQKKLQEWFTSGLQEWDISRDGPYFGFAIPEEENKYFYVWLDAPIGYMASSLNHLKDEKKFNEFWKEGKGEIVHFIGKDILYFHGLFWPAMLMGSGYKAPSQLNVHGFLTVNGEKMSKSRGTFINASTFAKHLDIEHFRFYMACRLGSGMEDVDISFDDFVSRVNSDLIGNLVNLVSRVSTSILDKMDRKLGTLSSEGKSIVTELLGKETEIREAYESRNYSKVMREITGLGDKVNKYVNDYAPWVLIKTDVEKAREVVTTSLNCAKILFTYLAPVTPKITQSIAELFQVPNLSFLNLSETIENKTLGPYQMLSKRVEEKNISLMISETKEAFEKANPSPTKQEPTKSNTNEPKVGTVSEDGFITIDELSKVELRVGLIKEANPVEGADKLLFVKVDLGEKGIKNVFAGIKASYTAEELVGKKVVVVANLKPRQMKFGLSEAMLLASGKEKTLSLFVPDRDANPGDLLK is encoded by the coding sequence ATGTCGAAACACATTTTAGTTACAAGTGCTTTGCCTTATGCCAATGGCTCCATCCACTTAGGTCATATTTTGGAAGCTGTCCAAACCGACATTTGGGTTCGGTTCCAAAAGTTAATAGGGAACGAGTGTTATTTTTTCTGTGCAGATGATACACACGGAACACCCATCATGATCGCTGCCAAAAAAGCAGGCAAAACTCCCGAATCCATGATTGAAGAAGTGCAAAAGGAACATTACAAAGACCTCACTTCCTTTGGTGTTGAGTATGATAATTATTATACTACGAATTCAGAAGAAAACCGAAAGTTCTCAGAATCAATTTACCTAACCCTCAAAAAAAATGGCCATATTGTTGCTCGGAACATTGAACAGTCGTATTGCGAACATGACAAAATGTTTTTACCTGACCGTTTCATTAAGGGGACTTGTCCGAAGTGTGGAGCAAAAGACCAATATGGAGATTCTTGTGAAGTATGTGGGTCAAGTTACTCACCTAAAGACTTAAAAGATTCCTATTGTTCGATTTGTGGAACCACCCCTGTCCTGAAAGAATCCAAACATTTGTTTTTTAAATTGCAAGATTTTCAAAACCAACTCAAAACTTGGATGGAAGAAGGGAACCGATTGAATGAAGGAGCCCAAAAGAAATTACAAGAATGGTTTACCTCTGGTTTGCAAGAATGGGACATCAGCCGAGATGGTCCTTACTTTGGTTTTGCAATCCCAGAAGAAGAAAACAAATACTTCTATGTATGGTTAGATGCACCTATCGGTTATATGGCATCTTCTTTAAACCACCTAAAAGATGAAAAAAAATTCAATGAGTTTTGGAAAGAAGGAAAAGGGGAAATTGTCCACTTCATTGGAAAAGACATTTTGTATTTCCATGGACTCTTTTGGCCTGCCATGCTCATGGGTTCTGGATACAAAGCACCTAGCCAATTGAATGTTCACGGATTTCTAACAGTGAATGGTGAGAAGATGTCCAAGTCTCGTGGAACCTTTATCAATGCTTCCACCTTTGCCAAACACTTGGATATCGAACATTTCCGTTTTTACATGGCATGCCGACTAGGATCTGGGATGGAAGATGTCGATATTTCGTTTGATGATTTTGTTTCGCGTGTGAATTCCGATTTAATTGGTAATTTAGTCAATTTAGTATCTCGTGTGTCCACATCGATCTTAGACAAAATGGATCGTAAACTTGGAACCTTGTCTTCAGAAGGAAAATCTATAGTTACGGAACTTCTTGGTAAAGAAACTGAAATTCGGGAGGCGTATGAGTCACGTAACTATTCTAAGGTGATGCGTGAAATCACTGGCCTCGGCGACAAAGTCAATAAATACGTAAATGATTATGCTCCTTGGGTTTTAATCAAAACAGATGTGGAAAAAGCAAGAGAGGTTGTCACAACTTCTCTCAATTGTGCTAAAATCCTTTTTACTTATCTAGCCCCGGTCACTCCAAAAATTACGCAATCAATTGCCGAGTTATTCCAAGTTCCAAATTTGAGTTTTTTAAATCTGTCGGAAACCATTGAAAACAAAACACTTGGTCCCTACCAAATGTTATCCAAACGAGTTGAGGAAAAAAATATTTCACTTATGATCTCAGAAACAAAAGAAGCCTTCGAAAAAGCAAATCCAAGTCCAACCAAACAGGAACCAACAAAGTCCAATACAAACGAACCAAAAGTAGGCACGGTTTCTGAAGATGGCTTCATCACAATTGATGAATTGTCCAAAGTGGAACTCCGAGTGGGCCTCATCAAAGAAGCAAACCCAGTGGAAGGAGCCGACAAACTTTTGTTCGTAAAAGTTGATTTAGGAGAAAAAGGGATCAAAAACGTATTTGCAGGAATCAAAGCAAGTTACACTGCCGAAGAGTTAGTTGGTAAAAAGGTAGTAGTCGTTGCCAATTTAAAACCACGCCAAATGAAATTTGGTTTATCGGAAGCGATGTTACTTGCCTCAGGAAAGGAAAAAACTTTATCTTTGTTTGTTCCTGACCGTGATGCAAATCCTGGTGACCTTTTAAAATAA
- a CDS encoding SRPBCC family protein has translation MKRILLFAFGTSFLLIGLVVLFLAVGYFQEPKFHKETSEWLKAEPEDIWNYITDIGDLPNRRKEVIAIKILESRADGTPTKWLETPDMGGFMIFELKESIPNRKWKIELTDASFKMRGSWTYTLQPKIPGTVVTIIEDSEITSIPVRGAYFLAGRDATLQKEMELIRNRFSGR, from the coding sequence ATGAAACGGATTCTTCTTTTTGCTTTTGGTACGAGTTTTTTACTGATCGGGCTTGTTGTTTTGTTCCTTGCTGTTGGTTATTTCCAGGAACCGAAATTCCATAAAGAAACGAGTGAGTGGCTAAAGGCAGAACCAGAAGACATTTGGAACTACATTACAGATATAGGTGACCTTCCAAATCGTAGAAAGGAAGTGATAGCGATTAAAATTTTAGAGTCAAGGGCAGATGGCACTCCAACCAAATGGTTGGAAACACCAGATATGGGTGGGTTTATGATCTTTGAACTAAAAGAATCTATCCCCAATCGCAAGTGGAAAATTGAACTTACGGATGCTAGCTTTAAAATGCGTGGTTCTTGGACTTACACTTTACAACCAAAAATCCCCGGAACAGTAGTGACCATTATCGAAGATTCTGAAATTACAAGTATTCCTGTTAGAGGTGCCTATTTTCTTGCCGGCCGCGATGCCACTTTACAAAAAGAAATGGAACTCATTCGCAACCGGTTTAGCGGACGTTAG